TCACCGCCGCAACGGCGTCCAGGACGATTGAGCTGGTAATGGGACGGCGTGAAGCCGCGGTGGACGGAAAGTTGGTCCTCCTCGACATTCCCCCTATGGTTGTCGGGGGCCGCACGATGGTGCCGCTTCGCTTCGTGAGCGAGGCCCTGGGCGCGTACGTGCAGTGGCAGGCAACGGCGCGCACCGTTCTGATCACGCTTCCGACGGCCGAACCGGCTCCACCGGGCTATCGGACCCGGCCGACGCCACCCCCAACGCCGGTGGTGGTGACCCCGGCGCCGACCCCGGTCCCCACCCCGGCACCCATTATCACGCCGTCCCCGAGAGTCACCGAAGGGGCGCTCGTCGCGATCGCCCTGACCGCGACCCCACCCCGCATTCATGTAAGCGTGGGCGCGGTCATCTACATCTTCGCCATCACGCCTGAGACGGCAATTTCGAGATTCGACGCGGGCACAGGCGCAGGCGGGTCGGCGGCCCTGACAGCGCTGCGCATCGGCGACCAGGTCCGGGTTGAGGCGGAGGGCACAACCAACAACGCGGCCAGCGTGCGGGCCTCGTTCCGGCTGCTGCGCGGCCGCGTGGACGTGATTACGCCCACAGCGATTGCGCTGCAGGACGGCCAGGTGGTCCGTATCAACTCCGATGCCGCGGTTACGATCAACGGCGCGCCCGTGCCCCTCGGCGATACGCCGGCGCGCGTCCGCCGCGGTGACGAGGTCGCCGTGCGGATGAACCCGGTCACCAACGAGGCGTGGGAGCTGGCGGTGACGAGCCTCATATCCGCAACGCCGACGGCGACTCCCACGGCCACGCCGGTGGGCACGCCATCGGTCCGAACGGTAACATATGTGAGCCGCACCGACGCCCCGCTGATCGAAGCGGCACCGGGAACCCCGCACCCGACCGAGGTGCTCTACGTTGGTCGCGATGCGACTGGCCGGTTCCGATCGGTGGTGAGCTTCAACGTTACTCCGCCTTCGGGCGCGACCGTACGCCGGGCCACGCTGCGCTTGTTCCTGTACGGGTACAGGTCCGGCGGCGCCGACCTCTACACGGTATTCCCGGTCACGCGGTATTGGAGCGAGGCTACGGCCACGTGGAATCTGCTGGCCGGTAGCTACGCGATGCTGCGGCCCGCCGGCCCCGTAACGATCGCGGGCGGCGCGACGCGCATCTTCGTCGAGTGGGACGTGACCGAGATCGTGAGAGCGTGGGTTGCCGGATCGCTGGCGAACTACGGGTTTCTGGTCCGCAACATGGAGATGGGCGCCAACCTGGTGTACTTCGCTCACGGGGAGGACGTGCTGGCCAACCGGCCGAGGTTGATAGTCGAGTTCACGGCGCCGTAGCGGCGGAGGAAGCATGGACGCGCTCAAACAACGGATACTGCGCGAAGGTCGCAACCTGGGCAACGGGATCCTCAAGGTGGACAGCTTCCTCAACCACCAGGTGGATCCGGCGCTGTTGGACGAGTGCGGGCGCGAGCTGGCGGCCAGGTTCGCATCGGTGGGGGCCACCAAGGTGCTGACCGCGGAGATCTCGGGCATAGCGCCGGCCTTTACGACCGCCACGCACCTGGGCGTGCCGGTGGTCTACGCCCGCAAGACGCGGCCGGTGACCATGCCCTACCAGGTCTTCCTGACGCTGGCCCCGTCACACACGAAGGGGCATACCATAGAGTTGATCGTTTCGCCCGAGTACCTGTCACACGGTGAGCGGGTGCTGATCGTGGACGACTTCCTGGCGACGGGCCAGACCATCCTTGGCCTGGCCCGCCTGGCCCAGGCCGCGGGCTCGACAATCGTGGGCGTCGGCGCGGTTATCGAGAAAGTCATGGAAGGCGGGCGGGCGCACCTGGCACCCCTGGGCGTGCCGATCGTGGCGCTGGCGACGATCACGGACATGAGCGACGGGAAGATAGTGCTGGCGTAGCTCGCCGCGGCGCGGCGGCGGCGCCTCGCCCTCCTAGACCGTCTGCCCCGTCACCGGCACCTCGGCCGGGATCCCGGTCGAGACAAGCGCACCCGCCAGCGCCTCTGCCGCGGCCTCGTCGCCGTGCACGCAATACGCGGCGCCGATCCGCGGCACGCGTGCCGTCCATGCGAGCAGCTCCTTCCGGTCGGCGTGCGCGCTGAACGCGTCGGCCCGCTCGATCCGGATCTCCACCCTGTGCGGCTCACCGTAGATCCTGGCCTCCGGCGCACCTTCGGATAGCCGACGGCCCAGCGTGTGCTCGGCTTGGTATCCCACGAACAGCAGCGTGGACCGCGGATCGCCGATGCGCTCGCTCAGGTGCGACAGGATGCGGCCGGCCTCCACCATCCCGGATGTGGCGATGACGACGCACGGCTCGTCCGAGGCGCGCAGCGCCCTGCTCTCGGCAGGGGTGCGCACATAGCGCAGAGCGCCGAACCCGAAGGGATCGTGCCGCTTGATGTGCGCGCGTATCTCCTCATCGAAGCACTCGGGGTGCGCTCGGATGATCTCCGTGGCGTCGGTTGCCATGGGGCTGTCCATGTAGATTGAGATCGCCGGGATGAGGCCTTCCTCCCGCTGGCGGTGCAGTGTGTACGCCACCTCCTGTACCCGGCCGAGCGCGAAGGCCGGGATCAACACTCTGCCGCCACGGGCGACGGTCTCGCGCACCACCGCGGCCAGGTGTGCCTCTGCCTCGGCGCGCGGGGCGTGCTCCCGGTCGCCATAGGTGGACTCGATGAGCAGGAGGTCCAAAGCGGGCGGCACCTCGGGATCGCGCACTATGGCGGTACCGGGGCGGCCCAGGTCGCCGGTGAAGCCCAGGCGGCGGCCATCCGCCTCGAGCACCACCATCGCCGACCCGAGGATGTGCCCCGCGTCGCGAAACATGGCGGTCAGGGAGCCGACGCGAAACGGCCGGCCGTAGGGCACGGCGGCCAGGCGGGCGATCGCCCGCTCCGCGGCGCGGCCGTCGTAGAGCGGCTTCACCTCGGGCAGCCCCTGGCGTCGGTGGCGCCGGTTCAGGATCTGCGCGTCCTGCCGCTGCACCTTCGCGCTGTCCCGCAGCACCAGCGCCGCGAGATCGCGGGTAGCCGGCGTGCAGTAGATCGGGCCGCGAAACCCGTGCGCCACCAGCGTGGGCAGGTTGCCGCAGTGATCAAGGTGCGCGTGCGAGAGGATGACGGCATCGAGGTCGCCGGGCGCAGAGGGGAAACGCCGGTTCCATTCGGCGGCCTCGGCGCGTCGGCCCTGGAACAACCCGCAGTCGAGGTAGACCCGCGTGTCGCCGGCCTCGACCAGGTGGAGCGAGCCGGTGACTGTGCTGACGGCCCCGTGGAAGGTTACGCGGATGGCGAACTCCCCAGTCGGCTTGACCACGCCACGCGGCTCTTGTACCGTAGGTCGCGTGGTACAGGTAGGATTGGGATTCCAGGTATCTCGGGTTCGGTAGGCGCCAGGTGCCCTTCCTGCTCGGCGCCATCCCACTGATCGCCATCCTGGCCGCGCCGTTCGCCGGCCCAGTTGCCGGCCGGCTCCGGACGCACCCGGGATGGATCAGCGCCGT
The window above is part of the Armatimonadota bacterium genome. Proteins encoded here:
- a CDS encoding DNRLRE domain-containing protein, whose translation is TAATASRTIELVMGRREAAVDGKLVLLDIPPMVVGGRTMVPLRFVSEALGAYVQWQATARTVLITLPTAEPAPPGYRTRPTPPPTPVVVTPAPTPVPTPAPIITPSPRVTEGALVAIALTATPPRIHVSVGAVIYIFAITPETAISRFDAGTGAGGSAALTALRIGDQVRVEAEGTTNNAASVRASFRLLRGRVDVITPTAIALQDGQVVRINSDAAVTINGAPVPLGDTPARVRRGDEVAVRMNPVTNEAWELAVTSLISATPTATPTATPVGTPSVRTVTYVSRTDAPLIEAAPGTPHPTEVLYVGRDATGRFRSVVSFNVTPPSGATVRRATLRLFLYGYRSGGADLYTVFPVTRYWSEATATWNLLAGSYAMLRPAGPVTIAGGATRIFVEWDVTEIVRAWVAGSLANYGFLVRNMEMGANLVYFAHGEDVLANRPRLIVEFTAP
- the xpt gene encoding xanthine phosphoribosyltransferase, which codes for MDALKQRILREGRNLGNGILKVDSFLNHQVDPALLDECGRELAARFASVGATKVLTAEISGIAPAFTTATHLGVPVVYARKTRPVTMPYQVFLTLAPSHTKGHTIELIVSPEYLSHGERVLIVDDFLATGQTILGLARLAQAAGSTIVGVGAVIEKVMEGGRAHLAPLGVPIVALATITDMSDGKIVLA
- a CDS encoding MBL fold metallo-hydrolase; translation: MVKPTGEFAIRVTFHGAVSTVTGSLHLVEAGDTRVYLDCGLFQGRRAEAAEWNRRFPSAPGDLDAVILSHAHLDHCGNLPTLVAHGFRGPIYCTPATRDLAALVLRDSAKVQRQDAQILNRRHRRQGLPEVKPLYDGRAAERAIARLAAVPYGRPFRVGSLTAMFRDAGHILGSAMVVLEADGRRLGFTGDLGRPGTAIVRDPEVPPALDLLLIESTYGDREHAPRAEAEAHLAAVVRETVARGGRVLIPAFALGRVQEVAYTLHRQREEGLIPAISIYMDSPMATDATEIIRAHPECFDEEIRAHIKRHDPFGFGALRYVRTPAESRALRASDEPCVVIATSGMVEAGRILSHLSERIGDPRSTLLFVGYQAEHTLGRRLSEGAPEARIYGEPHRVEIRIERADAFSAHADRKELLAWTARVPRIGAAYCVHGDEAAAEALAGALVSTGIPAEVPVTGQTV